A genomic segment from Rickettsiella endosymbiont of Miltochrista miniata encodes:
- the queA gene encoding tRNA preQ1(34) S-adenosylmethionine ribosyltransferase-isomerase QueA produces MLQTQYKLEDFSYELPEKLIAHYPSTQRTDSRLLCLNKSKGDLEHKKFIDILNVIHPGDLLVLNNTQVIPARLFANKTTGGKVEILIERILDKKRLLAQLKSSKPLKLGTKLILENGVSLAISTRVENIFELIFLVEVPSVLELLNKIGHIPLPPYIQRADELFDWERYQTVFASTPGAIAAPTAGLHFDEDLLAQLKAKGVNIAYITLHVGAGTFQPIRSARLEDHHMHNEHVTVSEAVCEQISLAKQNNKRVIAVGTTTVRSLETAALHGQIEPFAGDTRLFIYPGFEFRCIDALITNFHLPQSTLLMLVCAFAGYEKVMHAYRLAIQGGYRFFSYGDAMWIS; encoded by the coding sequence ATGTTACAAACTCAATATAAACTAGAAGATTTCTCTTATGAACTTCCTGAAAAACTAATAGCGCACTATCCATCGACGCAGCGGACCGATAGTCGTTTACTTTGTTTGAATAAAAGCAAGGGCGATCTTGAACATAAAAAATTTATAGACATATTAAATGTTATACATCCAGGTGATTTGCTAGTTTTAAATAATACGCAAGTTATCCCTGCGCGCTTGTTCGCAAACAAAACGACGGGTGGCAAGGTGGAAATCTTGATTGAGCGAATTTTAGATAAAAAACGACTTTTAGCGCAATTAAAATCAAGTAAGCCACTGAAGCTAGGAACGAAACTAATATTAGAAAATGGTGTGAGCTTGGCAATATCCACTAGAGTGGAAAATATATTTGAATTGATTTTTCTGGTGGAAGTGCCTTCTGTTTTAGAGCTATTAAATAAAATAGGCCATATCCCATTACCCCCGTATATACAAAGAGCGGATGAGTTATTTGATTGGGAGCGCTATCAAACTGTATTTGCATCCACACCGGGTGCAATTGCCGCACCAACAGCCGGTTTACATTTTGATGAAGACTTGTTAGCGCAACTAAAAGCTAAGGGAGTGAATATTGCTTATATTACGTTACACGTCGGCGCTGGAACTTTTCAGCCTATTCGCAGTGCCCGTCTTGAAGATCATCATATGCATAATGAGCATGTGACCGTATCGGAAGCAGTTTGTGAACAAATAAGCTTAGCTAAACAAAATAATAAGCGCGTTATAGCAGTAGGAACAACAACGGTCAGGAGTTTAGAGACCGCGGCTTTACATGGTCAAATAGAACCATTTGCCGGAGACACACGTCTTTTTATTTATCCAGGTTTTGAGTTCCGCTGTATCGACGCCTTAATTACCAATTTCCATTTGCCACAATCCACTTTACTGATGTTAGTGTGTGCTTTTGCTGGCTATGAGAAGGTTATGCATGCTTATCGTCTAGCCATTCAGGGTGGATATCGATTTTTTAGCTATGGCGATGCCATGTGGATTAGTTAA
- the yajC gene encoding preprotein translocase subunit YajC has protein sequence MSFFITDVLAQSSATSVAPQANGYSQILILLGFVVIFYLLLWRPQAKRAKEHRQLMASLAIGDEVTTTGGIVGKITRLNDDLISLKVAENVEINIQKAAVSSVLPKGTIKS, from the coding sequence ATGAGTTTTTTTATCACTGATGTGTTGGCGCAATCATCCGCTACTTCTGTAGCCCCTCAAGCGAATGGATATTCTCAAATTTTAATTTTATTGGGCTTTGTCGTTATTTTTTACTTGTTATTATGGCGGCCACAAGCGAAACGCGCGAAGGAGCATCGCCAATTAATGGCTAGCTTGGCGATAGGCGATGAAGTGACGACTACCGGCGGAATAGTGGGTAAGATTACTCGACTCAATGATGATTTAATTAGCCTAAAAGTTGCAGAAAACGTGGAAATTAATATACAAAAAGCGGCTGTTTCTAGTGTATTACCTAAAGGGACTATAAAGTCTTAA
- the secD gene encoding protein translocase subunit SecD produces the protein MLNKYPLWKNSLLLVLLILGFIYAAPNLFPEQPAVQISPATAIMHVNLEDLQAKVNALIKAVQISPVSEELNQQTLLLRFNNTDTQLKAKDILSSALGDDYTVAVNLLSSTPRWMQAIGASPMKLGLDLRGGVHFALEVDINNLIAQRMQGLAKNISENLQQARIRYLELTPKEKQLSILFRDISSLTKAKSLLQQQFPAFDFAEATDNPKQLVVVWSNQGLNSLRQLAIDQTINTLRNRINELGVAEPIVQQQGSNRILVDLPGVQDIARAQQILGGTATIEFRLVDTHHDPQLAQTNNAAPAGSQLYQYENQPVLLNKQVILTGNSITDASTSFDESGRSAVSISLGGGGESYFHQVTGENVGKPLAIVYVETKSSVKVVNGKMTHIPRKVERIISIARIQTALPPNFQVTGLTNPQEALNLSLLLRAGALPAPIYVVEQRTIGPQLGAENIHKGIISIVVGFILAVVFMAIYYGVFGVIADIALALNLVLLVALLSLLGMTLTLPGMAGIVLTVGMAVDANVLIFERIREELRNGVSPQSSIHAGYDRALITIIDANVTTLIVALILFGVGTGSIKGFAVTLTIGLLTSMLTGIMITRALINACYGGRPLKRLPIGI, from the coding sequence ATGCTCAATAAATATCCTCTCTGGAAAAATAGTTTATTACTGGTGTTGTTGATACTTGGCTTTATTTATGCAGCACCTAATCTTTTTCCAGAGCAGCCTGCGGTACAAATTTCTCCTGCTACCGCGATAATGCATGTGAATCTCGAAGATTTACAAGCTAAAGTCAATGCATTGATTAAAGCAGTACAGATTTCTCCGGTTAGTGAAGAGCTTAATCAGCAAACGCTTTTACTGCGATTCAATAACACCGACACCCAGCTTAAAGCCAAAGATATTTTATCCTCTGCATTGGGTGATGATTATACCGTAGCGGTTAATTTATTGTCATCGACACCGCGCTGGATGCAGGCTATCGGCGCATCCCCGATGAAGCTTGGACTGGATCTACGCGGTGGTGTACATTTTGCTTTAGAAGTCGATATTAATAATCTTATTGCGCAACGCATGCAAGGCTTAGCAAAAAATATTAGTGAAAATCTTCAACAAGCGCGTATTCGTTATTTGGAATTAACACCCAAAGAAAAGCAATTATCTATTTTATTCAGAGATATAAGCAGCTTAACTAAAGCCAAAAGTTTATTGCAACAACAATTTCCGGCATTTGATTTTGCCGAGGCAACTGACAATCCCAAACAGCTTGTCGTCGTTTGGTCAAATCAAGGACTCAATAGTTTACGGCAACTGGCTATCGACCAAACTATTAATACGTTACGAAATCGAATTAACGAGTTGGGAGTTGCTGAACCGATCGTTCAACAACAAGGGAGCAATAGAATTTTAGTCGATTTACCTGGTGTTCAGGATATTGCAAGGGCTCAGCAAATTTTAGGTGGGACAGCGACCATAGAATTTCGTTTAGTGGATACGCACCATGATCCGCAGCTCGCGCAAACAAATAATGCAGCACCTGCAGGTTCACAATTATATCAATATGAAAATCAACCGGTATTATTGAACAAGCAAGTTATTTTAACAGGCAATTCAATTACCGATGCTTCAACTAGCTTTGATGAATCGGGACGATCCGCGGTAAGTATTAGCTTGGGAGGAGGCGGAGAAAGTTATTTTCATCAGGTGACGGGTGAAAACGTGGGTAAGCCGCTGGCTATTGTGTATGTGGAAACTAAAAGCAGTGTAAAAGTGGTGAATGGAAAAATGACTCATATTCCGCGTAAAGTGGAACGAATTATTAGTATTGCTAGAATTCAGACCGCACTTCCACCTAATTTTCAAGTAACAGGATTAACGAATCCACAAGAAGCCTTAAACTTATCCCTATTATTACGTGCGGGTGCATTACCGGCACCCATTTACGTGGTTGAACAACGCACCATAGGCCCACAATTAGGTGCAGAGAACATCCACAAAGGAATTATCTCTATTGTGGTAGGATTTATTTTAGCTGTTGTGTTTATGGCTATTTATTATGGAGTATTTGGTGTCATTGCAGATATAGCCTTAGCGCTTAATTTGGTTTTATTAGTTGCCTTATTATCCCTATTGGGTATGACGTTAACCTTACCCGGTATGGCGGGGATCGTGCTAACCGTTGGTATGGCAGTTGATGCTAATGTCTTAATATTTGAACGTATTCGTGAAGAATTACGCAATGGTGTGTCACCACAATCGAGTATTCATGCAGGTTATGATCGTGCATTAATTACTATTATTGATGCCAACGTGACAACCTTAATTGTGGCATTAATATTATTTGGTGTTGGTACAGGCTCGATCAAAGGATTTGCAGTAACTTTAACCATAGGGTTACTCACCTCAATGTTAACCGGGATCATGATAACTAGAGCCTTGATCAATGCATGTTATGGGGGACGTCCTCTAAAACGTTTGCCGATTGGTATTTAG
- the secF gene encoding protein translocase subunit SecF, which produces MEFFKKQTHINFLGLRRWAVGLSLLLIIISAASLITKGLRWGLDFTGGSQLQVSFNHTADIPLLRKQLMASGFKDILVQSYGTSRDVLISLASHQQTTQHDLSAQIIKALPGAQLKQIEYIGPQVGRELATQGALAVFIALLGIMIYIALRFEYRFAVGAAIALIHDPIVILGIFSLFGIEFNLTALAAILAVIGYSLNDTIVIFDRIRENFRKLRKGTAVEVVNLSINQTLSRTIMTSATTLLVVLSLCIFGGTMIHSFALALVIGIVVGTYSSIYVAGTIAVALGLDRRNFLPPVKSVDDRP; this is translated from the coding sequence GTGGAATTTTTTAAAAAACAAACCCATATAAATTTTTTAGGCTTACGTCGCTGGGCGGTGGGTTTATCTTTACTATTAATTATTATTTCTGCGGCATCCTTAATCACTAAAGGTTTACGTTGGGGTTTAGATTTTACCGGTGGTAGCCAATTACAAGTCTCTTTTAATCACACTGCAGATATACCTTTGTTAAGGAAACAATTAATGGCATCTGGATTTAAAGATATCCTAGTGCAAAGTTACGGAACTTCACGTGATGTATTGATAAGTTTGGCATCTCATCAACAGACTACGCAACATGATTTAAGTGCACAAATTATAAAAGCTTTACCAGGTGCTCAATTAAAACAAATCGAATATATAGGTCCTCAAGTAGGGCGAGAGCTAGCTACGCAAGGTGCGCTCGCTGTTTTTATCGCATTATTAGGTATCATGATTTATATCGCGCTGCGTTTTGAGTATCGTTTTGCAGTCGGAGCAGCTATAGCATTGATTCATGATCCTATCGTTATTTTAGGTATTTTTTCTTTATTTGGTATTGAATTCAATTTGACGGCATTAGCGGCTATTTTAGCGGTGATTGGTTACTCATTGAACGATACGATTGTTATCTTTGATCGAATTCGAGAAAACTTTCGTAAGCTACGTAAGGGCACTGCAGTCGAAGTGGTCAATCTATCTATTAACCAAACCTTGTCGCGGACTATCATGACATCGGCAACGACGTTACTCGTTGTGCTTTCGCTGTGTATTTTTGGTGGAACGATGATACATAGTTTTGCTTTAGCATTGGTAATAGGAATCGTGGTAGGAACTTATTCGTCGATTTATGTGGCAGGAACTATCGCAGTGGCATTAGGTCTCGACCGACGTAATTTTTTACCTCCAGTAAAAAGTGTCGATGATAGACCTTAA
- a CDS encoding inositol monophosphatase family protein: MHPFLNIADRAARLAGKTILDGLNRLDRLRMQQKQDNRGVVTEIDLKAEKIIIATIQDAYPSHGILAEESEPINGDKYTWIIDPLDGTCNYVHDFPHFAVSIAIKDNEKNRIEHALIYDPLRQETFTATRGQGAYLDNTQRYTRRLRVSARSSIPESLIGISIPSRGFNTLTASIDKEALRAMMSQASGIRRTGSAALDLAYVAAGRLDAALELELAPWDMAAGVLLVQEAGGIACDIKGGENYFTTGHIMVANPKLCPLLLQAISQKS; this comes from the coding sequence ATGCACCCTTTCTTAAATATCGCCGATCGCGCTGCCCGTCTGGCAGGAAAAACTATTTTAGATGGTTTAAACCGCTTAGACCGACTGCGTATGCAACAAAAACAGGACAATCGCGGTGTTGTCACTGAAATTGATCTAAAAGCGGAAAAAATCATTATCGCTACTATCCAAGATGCCTACCCCAGTCACGGAATACTTGCTGAAGAAAGCGAACCCATTAACGGTGATAAATACACTTGGATTATTGATCCGCTCGATGGAACCTGTAATTATGTGCATGATTTTCCACATTTTGCCGTTTCGATTGCTATTAAAGATAATGAGAAAAATCGAATTGAACATGCCTTGATCTATGACCCATTACGCCAAGAAACCTTTACCGCAACACGAGGACAAGGTGCTTATTTAGATAATACACAACGCTACACACGTCGTTTACGTGTCAGTGCACGTTCCAGTATTCCAGAATCCTTAATAGGAATCTCGATTCCTAGCCGTGGCTTTAACACACTGACTGCATCTATTGATAAAGAGGCCTTACGCGCCATGATGTCACAAGCCAGTGGTATACGCAGAACGGGATCGGCGGCGTTAGATTTAGCCTATGTTGCCGCTGGGCGTTTAGATGCTGCTTTAGAGCTTGAGCTCGCTCCCTGGGATATGGCTGCGGGTGTTTTGCTGGTTCAAGAAGCCGGTGGAATAGCCTGTGATATAAAAGGCGGTGAAAATTATTTCACAACCGGCCATATTATGGTAGCAAATCCTAAACTCTGTCCTTTATTGCTTCAGGCAATTAGTCAAAAAAGCTAG
- a CDS encoding RNA methyltransferase yields MPLSQTRIVLVNTTDPGNIGATARAMKTMGLKQLYLVEPKSFPHVNASVRASNAIDVLAEATVVDDLAVALQDCHLVFGTSTRIRELNWVSLTARAAAEKIAIKSKQKVAIVFGRERCGLTNKELQQCHFQINIPANPDYSSLNLAAAVQIVCYELRMAFLQQENKIEEKAILLADVQQQEYFYQHLQGILNKIEFLKPLRSQQIMDRLRRLFSRSELDETEVKILRGILSTIEKKLTSKS; encoded by the coding sequence ATGCCACTTTCTCAAACTCGGATCGTTCTCGTTAATACCACCGATCCTGGCAATATTGGAGCTACCGCCCGTGCGATGAAAACCATGGGTCTAAAACAGCTTTATCTGGTTGAACCTAAGTCCTTTCCACATGTGAATGCATCGGTACGAGCGAGTAATGCGATTGACGTGTTGGCTGAAGCAACAGTCGTGGATGATTTAGCGGTAGCACTCCAGGATTGTCATTTAGTATTTGGTACCAGTACGCGTATTCGCGAACTCAATTGGGTTTCTCTAACTGCCCGAGCGGCAGCCGAGAAAATAGCGATTAAATCCAAACAGAAAGTAGCCATAGTTTTTGGGCGTGAACGATGCGGTCTGACCAATAAAGAGTTACAACAATGTCATTTTCAAATTAATATCCCAGCGAATCCTGATTATAGTTCCCTAAACTTAGCGGCTGCCGTGCAAATTGTCTGTTATGAATTACGCATGGCTTTTTTGCAGCAGGAAAACAAGATTGAAGAAAAAGCTATCCTGCTCGCAGATGTCCAACAACAGGAATATTTTTATCAACATTTACAGGGCATACTGAATAAAATTGAATTTTTAAAGCCGCTGCGTAGCCAACAAATTATGGATAGATTACGGCGCTTATTTAGCCGATCCGAATTAGATGAAACCGAAGTGAAAATTTTGCGAGGAATATTAAGCACTATTGAAAAAAAATTAACTTCCAAGTCATAA
- the tgt gene encoding tRNA guanosine(34) transglycosylase Tgt, whose amino-acid sequence MNNKFHCQLIKSSKNCNARVTKITTAHGDVLTPAFMPVGTRAFVNHMTPHDLIDAGSQIILGGNTYHMLLNPGMEVILASGGMHRLMAWDGPMLTDSGGFQVFSLSKNAKICRIDADGAHFKHPITGKVIHLTPKSSIEAQRIIGADIIMAFDECTPEKGGRDAALAAMDRTHRWLLASKEAYLASDSVYGHQQALFGIIQGGSFRDLRELSAQFILAAQLDGIAIGGEVIGFDMQKTAEVIDWVRPLLPDDKVRYTMGVGLNPQDLIDVAAKGIDLFDCVAPTRNARHGALYHGNIIKKGNWLEFISEKNQSRILIKKSIYAKDENPILAGCLCYTCRHFTRAYLHFLFKQGSSLYNQLACIHNIHIMHDVCEQIRCLISDE is encoded by the coding sequence ATGAATAATAAATTTCACTGCCAACTCATCAAATCGAGCAAAAATTGTAATGCTCGAGTCACCAAAATAACTACAGCGCATGGAGATGTGTTAACGCCTGCTTTTATGCCCGTGGGAACACGAGCATTTGTTAATCATATGACACCTCATGATCTGATAGATGCAGGTTCGCAAATTATCTTAGGTGGTAATACTTACCATATGTTACTCAACCCTGGCATGGAGGTTATTTTAGCCAGCGGAGGAATGCATCGTTTAATGGCTTGGGATGGACCTATGTTAACCGACAGCGGCGGTTTCCAAGTATTTAGCTTGTCTAAAAACGCCAAAATTTGTCGTATTGATGCGGATGGGGCACATTTTAAACATCCTATTACTGGGAAAGTGATCCATTTGACACCCAAAAGCTCTATCGAGGCGCAAAGAATTATTGGCGCGGATATCATCATGGCGTTTGATGAATGTACACCTGAAAAAGGTGGTAGAGATGCTGCATTAGCGGCGATGGATCGCACGCATCGTTGGTTATTAGCATCCAAAGAAGCCTATCTCGCTTCAGATTCAGTTTATGGTCATCAACAAGCTTTATTTGGAATAATTCAAGGTGGAAGCTTTAGGGATCTTCGCGAATTGAGTGCGCAATTTATTTTAGCAGCGCAACTGGATGGTATTGCCATCGGTGGAGAAGTGATTGGTTTTGATATGCAAAAAACCGCTGAAGTCATCGATTGGGTTCGGCCTTTGTTACCCGACGATAAAGTTCGTTATACCATGGGTGTAGGGCTGAATCCGCAAGATCTTATTGATGTGGCCGCTAAGGGAATTGATTTATTTGATTGTGTCGCACCGACGCGCAATGCACGACATGGTGCGCTTTATCACGGAAATATTATCAAAAAAGGGAATTGGCTAGAATTTATCAGTGAAAAAAATCAATCAAGAATATTGATTAAAAAATCCATTTACGCGAAAGATGAAAACCCTATTTTAGCAGGGTGTTTATGCTATACTTGTCGGCATTTTACTCGCGCCTATTTACATTTTTTATTTAAACAAGGATCGTCTCTTTATAATCAGCTGGCATGCATACATAACATACACATCATGCACGATGTTTGTGAACAAATTCGATGTTTAATCTCTGATGAATAA
- a CDS encoding DUF1328 family protein, producing the protein MLAWAFIFLAIAIIAAIIGFTGVFAVAAGVAKIIFFIFIILAIIAFVTMLFRRHR; encoded by the coding sequence ATGTTAGCGTGGGCATTTATCTTTCTAGCTATTGCTATCATTGCCGCCATTATTGGATTTACCGGTGTTTTTGCCGTAGCGGCAGGCGTTGCAAAAATCATCTTTTTTATATTCATCATATTAGCCATCATTGCATTTGTAACGATGTTATTTCGAAGACATCGATAA
- the acs gene encoding acetate--CoA ligase yields MSRNESQTIDSVLNEIKVYPPSKKFSDQATIKSMAQYDEIYRYSMQQPEQFWANIAGELHWMQAWKKVLTWQEPYAKWFEAGKTNLSYNCLDRHLEQYAEKTALIWQGEPEEARQFTYKELHEAVCQFSNGLKKLGVKKGDCITLYMPLIPELIIAVLASARLGCIHNVVFGGYSVQALDTRIQDSKSKFVITADGGYRRGKIIPLKQVMDEALLSCPLVEKVIIYQRTHAEIPLKADRDVWWHDVIAGVNENCPAEPMDSEDTLFILYTSGSTGVPKGIFHSTGGYMVGAYYTSKIVFDLKPEDVYWCTADVGWITGHTYVVYGPLLNAATVLIYEGAPDWPKPDRFWQLIEAYRVSIFYTAPTAIRSFMKWGNEWIDKKDLSSLRLLGSVGEPLNPEAWVWYFEKIGNKRCPIVDTWWQTETGSIMIAPLPGATPTKPGSVAKPLPGVEVDIVDPATGLRVEQGKGGALVIRRPWPSMLRGIWNDPKRYKEQYWSKVPHAYFSGDSAHYDEQNYIWIMGRTDDVIKVSGHRLGSAEIEAALDSYPAVAESAVVPIPDKTTGQAIVAFVVLNDAEQPSPILKTNIMNQVRSTIGALALPKRLIFTVALPKTRSGKIMRRLLQDIAVNRQIEQDTSTLEDFSVLKQIQEQQIQEKQNGESSNHYAE; encoded by the coding sequence ATGTCTAGAAACGAATCGCAAACAATAGATTCTGTCTTAAACGAAATCAAGGTTTATCCTCCGTCAAAAAAGTTTTCCGATCAAGCGACGATAAAATCTATGGCCCAATATGACGAGATTTATCGTTATTCTATGCAACAACCCGAACAATTTTGGGCTAACATCGCCGGCGAATTACATTGGATGCAAGCTTGGAAAAAGGTATTAACTTGGCAGGAACCGTATGCAAAATGGTTTGAAGCAGGTAAAACCAATCTGTCTTATAATTGCCTGGATCGACATCTGGAACAATATGCAGAAAAAACCGCGTTGATCTGGCAGGGCGAACCAGAAGAAGCACGTCAATTTACTTATAAAGAATTACATGAAGCGGTTTGCCAATTTTCTAACGGGTTAAAAAAATTAGGCGTAAAAAAAGGCGATTGCATCACACTGTATATGCCTTTAATACCTGAGCTCATCATTGCCGTTTTAGCTTCTGCGCGCTTAGGGTGCATACATAATGTCGTATTTGGTGGTTACTCGGTACAGGCTTTAGACACACGTATTCAAGATTCAAAATCTAAATTTGTGATTACTGCGGATGGTGGCTATCGACGCGGTAAGATCATCCCACTTAAACAAGTGATGGATGAAGCCTTACTCAGTTGCCCGTTAGTAGAAAAGGTGATTATTTATCAACGCACGCATGCTGAAATTCCTTTAAAAGCCGATCGTGATGTTTGGTGGCATGACGTGATAGCGGGAGTTAACGAAAACTGTCCTGCTGAGCCTATGGATAGTGAAGATACGCTTTTTATTCTTTATACTTCGGGTTCTACTGGTGTACCGAAAGGGATTTTTCATTCCACTGGCGGCTATATGGTAGGCGCTTATTATACTTCCAAGATAGTGTTTGATTTAAAACCAGAGGATGTTTACTGGTGTACGGCCGATGTGGGTTGGATCACCGGCCACACTTATGTAGTTTATGGACCATTATTGAATGCGGCAACCGTACTTATCTATGAAGGAGCGCCTGACTGGCCTAAACCGGATCGTTTTTGGCAGTTGATCGAAGCCTACCGAGTCAGCATTTTTTATACGGCTCCGACAGCGATACGTTCATTTATGAAATGGGGTAATGAATGGATAGATAAAAAAGATTTATCCAGCTTAAGATTGTTAGGCAGTGTCGGTGAGCCATTAAATCCAGAAGCTTGGGTTTGGTATTTTGAAAAAATTGGTAACAAACGCTGTCCCATTGTTGATACCTGGTGGCAAACCGAGACCGGATCCATAATGATTGCACCACTCCCTGGAGCAACGCCGACTAAACCCGGTTCCGTTGCCAAACCCTTACCCGGTGTGGAAGTGGACATTGTGGATCCCGCGACCGGACTTCGAGTCGAGCAAGGCAAAGGAGGCGCGTTGGTCATTCGTCGACCCTGGCCGAGTATGTTACGCGGTATTTGGAATGATCCAAAACGATATAAGGAACAATATTGGAGTAAAGTTCCGCATGCTTATTTCTCTGGCGATAGTGCTCATTATGATGAACAAAATTATATTTGGATTATGGGACGTACTGATGACGTCATTAAAGTATCTGGACATCGTTTAGGATCAGCCGAAATTGAGGCCGCTTTAGATAGTTATCCAGCAGTTGCTGAATCTGCGGTGGTACCTATTCCGGATAAAACAACCGGGCAGGCTATCGTTGCTTTCGTTGTACTCAATGATGCCGAACAACCATCGCCAATATTAAAAACAAATATTATGAATCAAGTTCGCAGCACTATTGGCGCTCTAGCACTGCCTAAACGCTTAATTTTTACAGTGGCTTTACCAAAAACGCGTTCTGGGAAAATTATGCGCCGCTTATTACAAGATATTGCTGTGAACCGTCAAATTGAACAGGATACCTCGACATTAGAAGATTTCTCAGTGCTTAAACAAATACAAGAACAGCAAATACAAGAAAAACAAAACGGAGAATCAAGTAATCATTATGCAGAGTAA
- the kdsB gene encoding 3-deoxy-manno-octulosonate cytidylyltransferase: MQSKNIIVIPARYNSGRFPGKPLKLVKGHSLIYRVWSIAKTIKHVDEVYIATDHADIQTHALGFGAKVLMTGEHSNGTERSFAALSLLENKPDIILNLQGDAVLTPPWIIQDLIDAMIANAQLEITTPATLINREQYSVMEKLKSKGEVGGTMVVCDKDLNAMYFSKSMIPYLRDDQIKSPLLYRHIGLYAYRYSALKTYVSLPSTPLEKLEGLEQLRVLENGKPIRVVIVDYKGHTHASIDSPEDVLRVEKLIDTEGELVPL, translated from the coding sequence ATGCAGAGTAAAAATATTATAGTTATTCCCGCGCGATATAATTCAGGTCGTTTTCCAGGAAAGCCATTAAAGTTGGTTAAAGGCCATAGTTTAATCTATCGAGTTTGGTCTATTGCTAAGACTATTAAGCATGTTGATGAAGTCTATATAGCAACCGATCATGCCGATATTCAAACTCACGCTTTAGGTTTTGGCGCTAAAGTATTGATGACGGGAGAACATAGCAATGGCACAGAACGTAGTTTTGCCGCGCTTTCTTTATTAGAAAATAAACCGGATATTATTTTGAACTTACAGGGAGACGCGGTGTTAACGCCGCCCTGGATTATTCAGGATTTAATCGATGCCATGATCGCTAATGCGCAGTTAGAAATAACTACACCGGCTACGCTCATTAATAGAGAGCAATATTCTGTAATGGAAAAGCTTAAATCAAAAGGTGAAGTTGGTGGAACCATGGTCGTTTGTGATAAAGATTTAAATGCTATGTATTTTTCTAAAAGTATGATTCCCTATTTAAGAGATGATCAGATAAAATCGCCGCTGCTCTATCGACATATTGGACTATATGCTTATCGATACTCAGCATTAAAAACCTATGTGTCGTTACCCTCGACTCCTTTAGAAAAATTGGAAGGCTTAGAACAATTGCGAGTACTAGAAAATGGCAAACCGATACGTGTGGTTATCGTGGATTATAAAGGACACACGCATGCTTCTATAGATAGCCCAGAAGATGTTCTTCGCGTTGAAAAGTTAATAGACACAGAAGGCGAATTAGTTCCCCTATAA
- a CDS encoding histidine phosphatase family protein, producing the protein MKVILSRHGNTFSTSDPVVWVGAAQDLPLVDSGILQAKCLAQALQKADSHPKAVYCGPLKRTRDYAAIVLEQLHSSVKPIVDSRLNEIDYGNWAGLSNTQIQEIGEGDDLSAWENLSIWPKIAAWSGSPAHMVKEVKEFSKELVAQYDPADTLLVITSNGRLRYFLKLIPDLFEQQVQNKEFKVATGNICLLTHENRKWQMKFWNKKPEYLLQYKNES; encoded by the coding sequence ATGAAAGTTATTTTATCTCGACATGGTAATACGTTTTCTACGAGCGATCCGGTGGTATGGGTAGGTGCGGCACAAGATTTACCTCTCGTAGATTCAGGTATCTTACAAGCTAAATGTCTGGCACAAGCTTTGCAAAAAGCCGATAGTCATCCTAAAGCTGTTTATTGTGGTCCTTTAAAAAGAACACGTGATTACGCAGCTATTGTGTTAGAACAGTTACATTCCTCTGTAAAACCTATTGTGGATTCCCGTTTAAACGAGATCGATTATGGAAATTGGGCGGGTCTTAGCAATACACAAATTCAAGAAATAGGAGAAGGTGACGATTTGTCTGCTTGGGAAAATTTAAGTATTTGGCCAAAAATTGCTGCCTGGTCAGGATCCCCTGCACATATGGTTAAAGAAGTTAAAGAGTTTAGCAAAGAGTTAGTGGCTCAATATGATCCCGCAGATACTCTTTTGGTGATTACCAGTAATGGTCGGCTACGTTATTTTCTAAAACTGATTCCCGATCTATTTGAACAACAGGTACAAAATAAAGAATTTAAAGTAGCAACGGGTAATATTTGTTTATTAACGCATGAAAATAGAAAATGGCAAATGAAATTTTGGAATAAAAAACCAGAGTATCTTTTGCAATATAAAAATGAAAGCTAA